The Acipenser ruthenus chromosome 28, fAciRut3.2 maternal haplotype, whole genome shotgun sequence sequence TTATagcgtgcaaaaagatttacacattaagtacattctaACTATGTATTTGCtgtgtaactactgtgtaaatacacagtagttaGAGATGCTTCATGTGAAATGTTATCCTTTCTTTTTTAACATACAGTAATTGTGCCAGGAGATCATTTCAGTAGTTTTGACTTTTCAGCACTgcccgtattctactactgctcttaattctaactacttcctgtatcttgtatttgattctCCTCTtctaggtatccgtattcacgttttttgtaattgctcttatttgacaTCGTTCTCATCCacttatcgtacttactacatgctcttaatggattttactcttataagtttaactgctcttagtcagactcactcttaaatgtaattatttactgtgttctttattttgaccttattttctactgattttactgtactttataactgctgatattttataatgatattttgtaatgtgatactttgtattgtgatattttctAACAACTGtataagtcgccctgaataatggcatctgctaagaaataaataataataatgtgcagttttgaaagaaacacagtaTAAACGTTTTCCAAGTTTAGTACTTCCAACAATGGCTATTCTTACAGCTGGACTGTTCTGTCCCCAGAGCCTCCTCCATGTCTCACATCTCAATTTTCCCGCCCCCTACAatatttttgattgacatttagctATGTaattcaggccagcccgaggAGTGAAATCGGACCAGAGAATTGGGGCTCCCACCCaaattgggagccaactcgagtaatttaaaaacatggaaatggaGGTGTGGGGGTGCAACTCGAGCACATACCCGGGTCATGTGGTTTATGGAAATGTGGTAGAAGTGTCACTGTTTAACTCTTGAAAGGGAATTCCTAGAACAGAAACACAAAATGTGTTCCAAGGAGGAAATGAAACCAGAAAAGTGCAAATTTCTTGCATATCAGACTGGGATACATACACATCCTTATCTGATTATTAAACCGCTGTAGTGCAAAAACTATTAATTCGATAACCCCTTTTTTGGGAATTAACCCAGTTTTTGTTATCGATAGCCCTTTTTTTGGAAAGTATCCCTGTTTTTGCAATCAGACTTTTAGAAATGAGCCCCCTTTTTGGAATCAATATACCTTTATGTTGGCTACTGTAGCTTGCAAGTCCTGATTTTTCATCATGGCAAATTCCCTGCTATCAGTGTCTTCAAAACAACAGAATGGACTTCCTTGAAATGTAAGTGGCCTGACAGCTGAAATAATGAAACcaacactgttttattttaaaaagctgtttatttatttgctttaagCACATGACAATAGTGGGTTGATATTTGATTATCAGTTGGCCTTCCATACACTCCTGAAGAACCAATTTGTTATATGTACTATagcagtttatttgtttttatcctGGTAAAATGGACCTTAGTGTTGCTTACTGCAATACAAATTTAGATTTCACTCCCCAAATTATATTGttgacatgtaaaaataaataaaatcctgtgCAACGTTAAACACTTTTAAatggtcatttaaaatgatagtagtgctgggacgaacacgggattgttcggatattcgctcaatttaaatattcgcACGGATAtttgttcgttttcaaaaagtaataaaagccagtaagaaggagtaaagaatatgggtaacactttataatgcgtgacataaattaatattaaatacaacagAAAGGTACAGTATCCCATCACATTTAATTCGTGtggaaattatttattaaaaaaaaaatattgccgtGTCAAAAGCAGGTTTGTTATTCCGCATTTTGTTTAACCAGTATCAAATAGCCAGACATGCTGTATTATCCTTAATCCTTTTCccgaacaaaaaaaaagtaacaaatgtTATGAAATTAAAAAAGCCATTACGGGAATCCCCACATTTACATCAAGTACATCCAAAAGACAGTGAGTACGGTGATCAGGCTGAGAAGAGACTTGCTCATGGCTGTAACCGTGCCACTATTGCAGAGATTGGTATTGCAGCAATGGAACCTGAAGTTAGAATATCCGGGGAACAGCTGGTTAAGTCTGGAAAAGTCACAATCCACATACCGGATACACTGCTGACGAAGCACATTTCCAcctttaacaaaacaataaagaaagTAATAGAAAAGCagaacacatgcaaaaaaaacacattgagcaCAAATGAGTATGTGCACATAATTAATTTCATTGATTCTTTGTCTGTTTACATCGCATCGCACTCTCAGCTAAGAACttgtattacattattaaagGCAGAGtactgtaaatccataaatatttgcaagcctttccTTGTGTTTTTggtgtatgaaaaaaataaaataaaattttggcacgaatatcaaattccactaacaatacatactctGTGTATTGTAataggtcgccaacatttctggagcaaaatagcttttatgggtgtgattcgccaaatattttgatctaaaatatttatggttttacagtaattgttattaatacttGTTAAATTATCCGTATAaatcgattatgcaaactagtattggtcccaattagtttggataattgattctactgtatgtgtgtgtgtctatattttatatttctatataaattttatatatatatatatatatatatatatatatatatatatatatatatataaatatatataaggTTGTGGTAGATAACAATTACCAGTTATAGAatatttcaaatgatttattaCATTGTAAATTCAAATGTAACTGTTTGCATTGATTAAAAATACGACCTCTAAAAAAACCAAAATTGTTATACTGGCCTCAGTTTCAACTAGTTAAGTGTTATCATTAACTGTAGAAGCAGTCATTTAAAAGAAATACCTTTATCACTTAATTTCAAACAAGAATCTTCCATGTTTCCACAAGTCTGCATACAGGATGCCACGGATTCTTGGCAGCTATAACACTGCAGAGCAAATCCTtcaaaaacaatgaaaaagaaaTAGATACATCGGACATGTTATTCATGTCTAACATGTTATTTTTCAATACTGAAGTTTGTGGAAAGAACGTATTTAACAGGTTAGCTaagcatgtaaaaaaaacaacaacccaaCTTACCAACACTGAAGAAGGAAACACACAAAACTATGCAGATCACCACGTTCTTCATTCTGCTCAGATAGTCTTTACCTGGAATATAATGAAAGAAACAGGTGCAAACCAAATACGCTGCAATTGCATTGAGAATAAGCTCCTTTGTTAAAGCACAAATTACAAACCACTTTCTTTATCCACATTTAACACCCAAATCTATTGTGTGATTATTAATTTAACAATCATGTGTAGGCTGGCTGTCTTTCCGAACCTTCGCATAGCAAGCCATTCACTGTAGTGATGACTCATTATACCCCTTGAGGCAGAATAGGGGGGGTGGAAAGGTGTAGTCCTTGAAGTtcaagactacatcccccagaatgcctcaGGGTTGAAATTAGCCAGGATCAGAATCACCTGGCTCTAGTTTAATTGGAAACCTGCCAGTAATAAAGGAGGCAGGTATATAAAAGCAGGTGTGTCTATGTGAAGGCTAAGGCCTGGGGAGAGACCTGTGTGGGAACCTTAAGAGAATGTACTGTATTGCAATACTTGGAAAGTATATATGGTTTGGTCACTGgtaaacagtgtagctgtccgGTTATAGTTAAAAACTGATAAAAGTTTAGATTAGTACtcctgttgtttgtttattttgtatttactttgtaaaaataaaacacacaggcatCACCCTGTGTTCCTGAACTTTGTTGTCAGACCAATTCCTTTTCCTGCACTAGAAGACGGTGTTTAATGTGTCATACAGTGTGATAAAGTCACGATAAAGACTAGTTATATCACACCCTGGCAACAAACATACCAGTGTAATGGACTGGAGGTCGTTTGATAACCCTCTTCAAATTTAACCATAGCAtctgtaagcactgtaaagcctatggtaaagcatatacatggtaaactatggggAAAGTGGGAAAACTTCAcaattactgtgcagatttaccatggtaaactttcataagggaccTGACATTTGTGTTAAAGTAATGTTGTTTAAAAGCAGGGGGCAGACTCTGTGTGCAGTGCGCTTAAAAGTATACATGCCAATACAGGGTACCCGTATTTGAGCGACACCTATGGAGAATAATTAACTCGGCACAGTCAGAAAACGAGATTAGTTACACCCTCAATAATGAGTATAATCGTGCAAACAGAAAAGCGCTTGTATTCATCTGTACACGGAATTTATTAATACTTACTACCATACATTTTATAACAGCAacagaactgcaaaaaaaaaatagcaaatactgatcatttattttaattgattaattaactaTTGTAAAGTCTACCAACACTGAaggcattgtattattattattattatttatttcttagcacacgcccttatccagggcgacttacaatcgtaagcaagtTGTACACAAAAGAATAATGGCAGCAAAGtgaatacttttttattattattttatttaatcagctaacactgtacatgttttattaatgAGGCACTTGTACTGTAGCTGTAGCGTACTTCTTTGTAGTCGGTCTGGTGTGGCAATGCACAATGGATAGGGGGCTGTCACCGCGAAGTACCGTTACTAATGCAGCGCATTTAGTTGAAGAGATGCCAATCTGTTCGTACAGCTagtaaaaggatttaaaaaaaaaaaaaaaaacagtgatcgGGAATGATGAATTTctatacaacacatttatttaagcCCGCCACTTTAACATATGCAATAAATGGAAGTATAATAAACTGtaaagcttattattatttatttgtgaagACTATCGTGAAATATGACAATAATATGTCCACCTTTTCTAACACTAAAagcgtaaaaagaaaataaattaaagcaTAATAAATTCAGAACCCTGGATACTGTGAGGTGAAGTGTTTCTGGACACTTCTCTACCATGCTGAATCATGTGCGCGTTTGTTACTACTATTATTCTGTCACTGAGCACTGCATTCTGAGAGAACACAGTAAGTACACTATAAATAAACGAGCAGACAGACTGTATAAGGGCGAGTCAGTAAAATAATACA is a genomic window containing:
- the LOC117434611 gene encoding CD59 glycoprotein-like, with translation MYGSKDYLSRMKNVVICIVLCVSFFSVGFALQCYSCQESVASCMQTCGNMEDSCLKLSDKGGNVLRQQCIRYVDCDFSRLNQLFPGYSNFRFHCCNTNLCNSGTVTAMSKSLLSLITVLTVFWMYLM